A stretch of the Panthera uncia isolate 11264 chromosome D1, Puncia_PCG_1.0, whole genome shotgun sequence genome encodes the following:
- the LBHD1 gene encoding LBH domain-containing protein 1 — protein sequence MALVPGSSEDGPWPRDSPGSSQHPESPRLTSPLWMDRGEIGRVEGHQDVQFGPSTLLILIQVVSQKTRLPSIVVEASEGSEESGELGWPQEELLLLTDEEEEAEVFFQDQSEEAGWTWSPLDPRSPLRTFNPELSWGQEQVEQDVSWIPEDTEYQEASNPCPLWNPATGSHVCRSCFVEYSHLLPPRSFEG from the exons ATGGCACTTGTGCCAGGGAGCAGCGAGGATGGGCCTTGGCCTAGAGATAGCCCAGGCTCCTCCCAGCACCCAGAAAGTCCTAGGCTGACCAGCCCCCTGTGGATGGACAGAGGAGAAATTGGCAGGGTTGAAGGTCACCAGGATGTTCAG TTTGGTCCAAGCACCCTGCTTATCCTGATTCAGGTGGTCTCTCAAAAGACTCGCCTGCCCTCCATTGTGGTGGAAGCTTCTGAGGGGAGTGAAGAGAGCGGGGAGCTGGGCTGGCCACAAGAGGAGCTGCTGCTGCTCactgatgaggaagaggaggccgAGGTCTTCTTCCAGGACCAAAGTGAAGAGGCAG gctGGACTTGGAGCCCACTGGACCCCAGATCTCCGTTAAGAACCTTTAACCCAGAACTCAGCTGGGGGCAGGAACAGGTAGAACAAGATGTCTCCTGGATTCCCGAGGACACAGAGTATCAGGAAGCCTCCAACCCCTGTCCTCTCTGGAACCCAGCAACAGGCTCCCACGTGTGTAGAAGCTGCTTTGTGGAATATTCAcacctcctgcctcccaggagcTTTGAGG gttga
- the CSKMT gene encoding citrate synthase-lysine N-methyltransferase CSKMT, mitochondrial isoform X2: MAALRATLHVATLAAGARRALLGSLAGNCLAHRCLWDKLHSGPRVGSVPTFDWFFGYEEAQGFLLPLLQEAPAAYPLRVLDVGCGTSSLCTGLYTKCPIPVDVLGVDFSPVAVAHMNSLLEGGQDQIPLYPGHPASRLQFIQADAQNLEPVAPSGSFQLVLDKGTWDAVARGGLPGAYQLLSECLRVLSPRGTLIQFSDEDPDVRLPCLEQGSQGWTVTVQELGPFRGIPYFAYLVQVSH, encoded by the exons ATGGCCGCGCTGCGAGCAACTCTCCACGTGGCGACCCTGGCGGCTGGGGCGCGCCGAGCTTTGTTGG GCTCCCTGGCTGGTAACTGCCTGGCCCACCGTTGCCTCTGGGATAAGCTCCACAGCGGTCCCCGAGTCGGCAGCGTCCCCACGTTCGACTGGTTCTTTGGGTATGAGGAAGCCCAGGGGTTCCTACTGCCGCTGCTACAGGAGGCACCGGCTGCCTATCCACTGCGGGTGTTGGACGTGGGCTGTGGGACCTCCAGCCTATGTACAGGTCTCTACACCAAGTGTCCAATTCCCGTGGATGTGCTGGGGGTGGACTTCTCTCCTGTGGCCGTGGCCCACATGAACAGCCTCCTGGAAGGTGGCCAAGACCAAATACCCCTGTACCCTGGGCACCCTGCCTCTCGACTACAGTTCATACAGGCTGatgcccagaacctggagcccgtgGCTCCCTCAGGCTCCTTCCAGCTAGTGCTGGATAAGGGCACCTGGGATGCTGTTGCCCGGGGCGGTCTGCCTGGGGCTTACCAGCTTCTGTCAGAATGCCTAAGGGTCCTAAGCCCCCGGGGGACCCTGATTCAGTTCTCCGATGAGGACCCTGATGTGCGGCTACCCTGCCTGGAGCAAGGGTCCCAAGGCTGGACTGTGACTGTGCAGGAGCTAGGCCCTTTCAGGGGCATCCCCTACTTTGCTTACTTGGTTCAAGTCTCTCATTAA
- the CSKMT gene encoding citrate synthase-lysine N-methyltransferase CSKMT, mitochondrial isoform X1, producing the protein MAALRATLHVATLAAGARRALLGREGSLAGNCLAHRCLWDKLHSGPRVGSVPTFDWFFGYEEAQGFLLPLLQEAPAAYPLRVLDVGCGTSSLCTGLYTKCPIPVDVLGVDFSPVAVAHMNSLLEGGQDQIPLYPGHPASRLQFIQADAQNLEPVAPSGSFQLVLDKGTWDAVARGGLPGAYQLLSECLRVLSPRGTLIQFSDEDPDVRLPCLEQGSQGWTVTVQELGPFRGIPYFAYLVQVSH; encoded by the exons ATGGCCGCGCTGCGAGCAACTCTCCACGTGGCGACCCTGGCGGCTGGGGCGCGCCGAGCTTTGTTGGGTAGGGAAG GCTCCCTGGCTGGTAACTGCCTGGCCCACCGTTGCCTCTGGGATAAGCTCCACAGCGGTCCCCGAGTCGGCAGCGTCCCCACGTTCGACTGGTTCTTTGGGTATGAGGAAGCCCAGGGGTTCCTACTGCCGCTGCTACAGGAGGCACCGGCTGCCTATCCACTGCGGGTGTTGGACGTGGGCTGTGGGACCTCCAGCCTATGTACAGGTCTCTACACCAAGTGTCCAATTCCCGTGGATGTGCTGGGGGTGGACTTCTCTCCTGTGGCCGTGGCCCACATGAACAGCCTCCTGGAAGGTGGCCAAGACCAAATACCCCTGTACCCTGGGCACCCTGCCTCTCGACTACAGTTCATACAGGCTGatgcccagaacctggagcccgtgGCTCCCTCAGGCTCCTTCCAGCTAGTGCTGGATAAGGGCACCTGGGATGCTGTTGCCCGGGGCGGTCTGCCTGGGGCTTACCAGCTTCTGTCAGAATGCCTAAGGGTCCTAAGCCCCCGGGGGACCCTGATTCAGTTCTCCGATGAGGACCCTGATGTGCGGCTACCCTGCCTGGAGCAAGGGTCCCAAGGCTGGACTGTGACTGTGCAGGAGCTAGGCCCTTTCAGGGGCATCCCCTACTTTGCTTACTTGGTTCAAGTCTCTCATTAA